The nucleotide window GAGTGCAAAGATACAACCTTATTCCTAGTTTCTAACAGAAGTAAGTAATCATTAATAATTCCGAAAATATCTTAAATGAGAATAATGTCTGGCTACTAAATAAATTAATTATAACCTTCTGGCATTTTTCTTTCCTTACTTGCCTGCTCATAAGCAAATGCCCATTCTAATAAAGTCTTTTCAGTTAGTGGTCGAGAAATAAAAGTTAAGCCCTTTGGTTTACCATCATTGTCATACCCCATAGGTACCGTAATTGCAGGATACTCTGCAACTGCAGCAAAACCGGCGTGATAATTATTTATAGATAAAATGCCATCTAAATTGTTTTCCACCATTGCGCCCTCAAGGAATTTTCTCCCATTCATTTTAAGAGTGTCCTTTATCCTCAAAAGATACTCTGCGTCACCACTATCAGCTACAATACCCCTAAACAATCTCTGACCGTAAGGAGCAGATGTTAATGTATCTTTTTCGTTCAAAACTATAACATCTTCAACAGAAGTAATACCTAAATCTTTATTTCCATAGTGTTGCAAATAAAGAGGTAAATCAGCTTTCATATCTAAATTAAGCAGACGTCTAAAATTTGGAAGTCCTATTTCAGGAGCATCATATTCAACAATAACAGCACCTTGCTTTTTTAAGGTTTCAATGGCATTTACATATAGCGTATCCTCCATCAATTTTCTCATCGCACCTAACCGTATTCCTTTTAGAGCCATAGTATCTAAGTTGTTGAAATAGGTTCCATTACCACCTGTTTCAATGGCTTTCGGGTCGGATTTGTCATATCCCAACATAGCGTCCAATAAAATAGCATTATCCCTAACAGTTCGGGTCATTGGACCTGGAGTATCCAATGTACTAGAAATTGGAACAATACCTCCTCTGCTTAGTAAACCTATTGTAGGCTTTAAACCAACTAAAGAATTCTGGCTAGAAGGAGACAAAATTGAACCAGAAGTTTCACTCCCAACCGCACCAACAGCAAAATTAGCTGCAATAGACACTCCACTTCCAGAACTTGAACCACCAGTATCAAAAATTCTTCGGCCGTATGGATTTAAGGTTTGTCCACCAACTGCACTATATCCACTTGGGCAATCACCACAGAAAAAATAGGCCCATTCACTTAGATTTGCCTTTCCTAAAATAACGGCACCATGCTTTAATAATTGATCAACAATGAAGGCATTCTCAGTTGTTTCATTTTTCAAAAGGGCGGTGGCACCGGCAGTAGTTGGTAAGTCCTTTGTGTCTATATTATCCTTTAATAAGATAGGCATACCATAAATTGGATGTTGCCCTGTTCGTTGATAATTTTTATCGCAAGTTTTAGCTAGATCAATCGCATTCGCATTTACAGTAATAACCGAATTAAGTGATTTTTCATTAAGTCGATCTAATTCCCGAATCCTATACAAATAAAATAATGTGAGTTTTTCATAGTTAAGTTTACCCTGAGCAATTTCCTCTTGCAAACTAAGGATATCCTTTTCTAAAATAAGAGGTTTTAAATCTTCATATGCAGTTCCTCCAAAATCATCTAAAATGTCATTAAGAGGCCGCCACATTAATTCCACATCCAAAACTTTGGAATCTAAGACTTTAAACTCCCTGAAATCTGTTTCTAAAGGGACAACAAAATCTACAGCTTTTGGAAAGCGGTCAACAACAATTTTCTCTTTTGGTTCTTCCTTACAGGAAATAACTAAGAGAATTAAAAGAAATAAGGAAAGTTTGTTAATCATATCACTTAAAAAAACTATCTACAAATTCATATTTATTAAAAACCTGGAGGTCTTCCATTTTTTCTCCTACCCCAATATACTTAACCGGTATTTGAAACTGATCGCTGATACCAATTACTACACCTCCTTTGGCTGTACCGTCTAATTTTGTGACCGCAAGTGACGTTACTTCGGTGGCCGCAGTAAACTGCGTAGCCTGTTCAAACGCATTCTGACCTGTTGAACCATCTAGCACCAACAAAACATCGTGTGGTGCGTCAGGAATAACTTTTTGCATTACACGCTTTACCTTCGTAAGTTCATTCATCAAATTTACTTTATTGTGCAAACGACCTGCAGTATCAATAATTACAACGTCCGCATTTTGGTTAACTGCACTTTGAAGTGTATCAAAAGCAACGGAGGCAGGATCACTACCCATTGATTGCTTTACTATTGGCACATCAACTCGATCTGCCCAAACCTGAAGTTGGTCAATTGCTGCGGCACGGAAAGTATCAGCAGCACCAAGCACCACATTAAGCCCTTTTTGCTTAAATTGATAGGCAAGCTTACCGATTGTTGTTGTCTTTCCAACCCCATTTACACCAACAACCATAATTACATAAGGTTTTGTGTCTTTAGGAATGGATATTTCTGAATCTTCTCCACTATTGGTTTCTGAAAGAAGAGCAGCAATTTCTTCACGCAAAATTTTATTTAACTCCGAAGTGCCTAAATATTTATCCCTTGCCACACGTTCCTCAATGCGATCAATAATTTTCAAGGTCGTATTTACCCCAACGTCACTAGTAACAAGGACCTCCTCCAAATTATCCAATACATCCTCATCAACCTTGGATTTCCCTGCGACCGCTTTATTTAATTTTGTAAAAAAAGATGCCTTGGATTTTTCTAATCCTTTGTCTAGACTTTCTTTCTTTTCAGAAGAAAATATATTCTTAAAAAAACTCATATTTATTAATACTTAATGACAATTCCCTTGAAAAAAGAGAATTTCAAAAATAGGCATAAAAAAAACTGCTTTCAAAAGAAAGCAGTTTAATATCTTATATGTAAACAAAAATTACTTTTTGTTTAAAAACTCATCTACAAATTCTGGAGCCATAACAGATTCCACGAACATATAAGCTCCGGATTTTGGAGATTTAACCATTTTTATAGCTTTGGTTAAACGCTTAGATCCTGTTTGAAGGGATGCTACTGATTTCTTTGCCATGACTCAATTATTTAATTTCTTTATGAACAGTCATACGCTTAAGGATTGGGTTGAATTTTTTCAACTCAAGTCTTTCTGGCGTATTCTTTTTGTTTTTCTTAGTTACGTAACGAGAAGTTCCAGGCATTCCTGATTCCTTATGCTCGGTACATTCCATTATTACCTGAATTCTATTACCTTTCTTTGCCATTGTTACCTGCTTATTCGGTTATGGTATATTATTTTAAAAATCCTTTGGATTTCGCTTCTTTTATAGCAGCGGAAATACCAATTTTATTGATTGTCTTTAAGGCGGAAGTAGATACTTTTAAAGTAATCCATTTATCCTCTTCCGGAATATAAAAACGTTTCTTAACAAGATTCGCGTCAAATTTACGCTTAGTCTTATTCATAGCGTGGGAAACATTGTTTCCAACCATCGCTTTTTTCCCGGTAAGTTCACAAACTCTAGACATTGCTCTATAACTTTATTACGTTATTTCAAAAGTGGCTGCAAATTTAGAAAAACTTCCCGATTTCAACAAACCTTATTTATTACTTTTTTGAAATTTCTTTAATCAGCATCTCAAAAGCCTTGTTAACAGCCTTACCAATCACCTTAACACGCTGATTTCCAAAAATATATTTTTCAGTTTTTATACTATCTTTTGAAGCGATAGAAATAAATACTGTGCCAATTTCTGCATCACTTTCACCCTTGGTAGGGCCAGCATTACCTGTTGTAGCTATTGCAAAATCACTTTTAAACTGTTTTAATGCCCCTAAAGCCATTTCTTCGGCAACCTCTTTACTAACAACAGAATATTGTTCGATTGTTTCATTTTTTACCCCAAGCAACCTATGTTTAGATTCTGAAGAATACACAACAACGCCACCTTTAAAATATTCTGAGGCTCCTGGAACGGTAGTAATACGCTCTGCTAAACTACCTCCTGTGCAACTTTCAGCTACAGACAAAGTCTTATCAGCATTTAGTAATAGTTTAGCTATAAACGTTACATCATCCCCCTCATCTTCATAACCAACAAAAATATCTGATACTAACGGTAATAATTTAGCTACCTGCTGATTCAAATTTTTCTCTAACAAAGTCTTATCAGAATTTTTAGCTGATAACCGCAATCTAACCTTTCCTAAATTAGGGAGATATGCTAATTTTATGAAGTTAGGTAACTCTTCTTCAAAACAGTCTAACCTTTCCGCAATTGCACTTTCTCCCAATCCATAAGTCATCAAGGTTTTATGTGCTATAAAGGGTAAATTAAAATTTTCCTGAATTTTTGGAATAACAAATTTGTCAATCAAGGCCTTCATTTCATAGGGCACACCAGGAAGTGACACAATAATATGCCCGTTGTGATTAAACCACATTCCTGGAGCAGTACCAAATTCATTTCTTAGAACCTCACATTTGGAAGGAACCATGGCTTGCTGCCTGTTAAGCTCAGAGATTGGTGTACTAATGTATTTCCTGAAAATTGTTTCAACGTCTCCGAGTACCAACTCATTTAGAACCAACTCATCACCGGTATAGGAACACAATGTTTTTTTTGTGATATCATCCTTGGTAGGGCCTAATCCACCTGTGATAAGGGTTAGTTGGGAAAATTTTCTTGAATTATTAAGAGCTTCAACTATATGATCTTCATCATCTTGGATTGAAGTGATTTGAAAAACAGAAACACCAATTCTATTGAGTGCTTTTGCAATAAATGCAGAATTGGTATCAATAATCTGACCAATCAATATTTCATCACCAATGGTGATAATTTCAGCATTCAAAATATAGTGTATTAGGAAATTTAAAGATCGAAATCCTCTTTGATTTCTTGTTCGGCTTTGGCAACGGCCTCCATAACTTTCTGTAGTGGTCCTGAGACATCTTCTCCGGTTTTCTCAAATTTGCCCCAATCCTGAACCAAGATCAGGTCATCCAATACACCTAATTCAAACAAATCTACCGTAGGTTTCATTTTATGTGCAGCCTGGTAAGCAGTAAAATAATCTTTATCAGCTACTGCTTTTTCCAATCGAGCTGCATCTTCTGGGACTTCTTCTAAAAAAGCCTGAGCTAAAGACATGACGAAATCCTCGTCGTTATCCGCCAATTCTCTTACTCTTGATAATTTATAATGCTCTTCCATTTATTTAACATTTATAGAAAACATCTCTTTATTTTCGAGATATCCCTTCAATTTATCCCCTGCTGAAACCTTGCTAACCCCAGCGGGAGTTCCGGTAAAGATAACATCTCCGATTTTTAAAGTAAAATATTTAGAAACATATTCGATAATCTCATCAATTTGCCACAACATCAAGGATGTATTGGCATCTTGAACTATCTCATCATTTTTTTCTAATCTGAAATTCAAATTTTGCACATCTGGCAAAGAATCTTTGGAAATCCATTTCCCAATAACGGCAGCACCATCAAAAGATTTTGCCTTTTCCCAAGGTAAGCCCTTTTCCTTTAATTTAGATTGTAGGTCTCTTGCCGTGAAATCAATTCCCAATCCTATTTCATCATAATATTTATGGGCAAATTTTTTGTCGATATACTTTCCTACCCTATTTATTCTGACCAAAACTTCCACCTCATGATGCACATCATTTGAAAAGTCTGGAATAAAAAATGGCTGTTTCTTTAAAAGAATTGCGGTATCTGGCTTTAAAAATATAACTGGGTCTGTAGGTCGTTCATTTTTCAATTCCTCTATATGAGCGACATAATTTCTACCGATACAAATAAGTTTCATAACCCTTTTAAAATGAAATTCAACTTAGCTTATTGTTAAAGCCGCGAAGTTTAATTGCCGTTAAAACCTTTTTTGTGTATAAAGGAAAATCAGCATTCAGCAACCATCCAAAATAACCTGGTTCTGCATCTAGAACTTCTGTAACCGTTTTACCTTTATGTTTGCCAAAAGAAAAACATTCCTCCCCTTTTTTATTGAAGACGATAAAGCCTGCAAAATCAGCAAAACGCTTTCTAGCACTAAATTCTGACAGGAACTTAATGTCATTTTCAAGTTCGTCATACCTTTTAACCTGTGCCTTTAAAACCTCATAAGTTGCCAATGTATCTGCCTCTGCACTATGGGCATTGGCTAAATCCTTATCACAATAAAATTTATAGGCAGCCTCTAGAGTTCTTTGCTCCATCTTGTGGAAAATAGTTTGAACATCAACTGCGTGGCAATTACGCATGTCAAAATCCACCTCAGCACGCAACAATTCTTCCGCCAGCAGAGGAATATCAAAACGATTAGAGTTAAATCCGCCTAAATCTGAATCCTTAATAATGCTATGGATTTCCTTGGCTAATTCCTTAAAGGTAGGTTTGTCTGCTACATCTTCATCAGATATACCGTGAATTTTTGTGACTTCAGCCGGAATTGGAATTTCCGGATTTACCAACCACCTTTTAGAAACCTCTTTGCCTTCTGGAAATACCTTTAAAATTGCTATTTCAACAATTCTGTCGGTAGAAATATTAATACCTGTAGTTTCGAGATCGAAAAAACAAATTGGTCTGTTTAATTTTAATTGCATTCTAAAATAAAAAAACCAACCCTACGAAGGGTTGGTCGTTAAGCCTTATTAAATTTTTAAAATTCTCTATCCATTTTCCAGCCTTCTAAATAATCTTTGACGGCTTTAACAAATTGACCACCAAGAGCTCCATTTACTACCCTATGATCATAAGAAT belongs to Aegicerativicinus sediminis and includes:
- a CDS encoding amidase family protein; translated protein: MINKLSLFLLILLVISCKEEPKEKIVVDRFPKAVDFVVPLETDFREFKVLDSKVLDVELMWRPLNDILDDFGGTAYEDLKPLILEKDILSLQEEIAQGKLNYEKLTLFYLYRIRELDRLNEKSLNSVITVNANAIDLAKTCDKNYQRTGQHPIYGMPILLKDNIDTKDLPTTAGATALLKNETTENAFIVDQLLKHGAVILGKANLSEWAYFFCGDCPSGYSAVGGQTLNPYGRRIFDTGGSSSGSGVSIAANFAVGAVGSETSGSILSPSSQNSLVGLKPTIGLLSRGGIVPISSTLDTPGPMTRTVRDNAILLDAMLGYDKSDPKAIETGGNGTYFNNLDTMALKGIRLGAMRKLMEDTLYVNAIETLKKQGAVIVEYDAPEIGLPNFRRLLNLDMKADLPLYLQHYGNKDLGITSVEDVIVLNEKDTLTSAPYGQRLFRGIVADSGDAEYLLRIKDTLKMNGRKFLEGAMVENNLDGILSINNYHAGFAAVAEYPAITVPMGYDNDGKPKGLTFISRPLTEKTLLEWAFAYEQASKERKMPEGYN
- the ftsY gene encoding signal recognition particle-docking protein FtsY, translating into MSFFKNIFSSEKKESLDKGLEKSKASFFTKLNKAVAGKSKVDEDVLDNLEEVLVTSDVGVNTTLKIIDRIEERVARDKYLGTSELNKILREEIAALLSETNSGEDSEISIPKDTKPYVIMVVGVNGVGKTTTIGKLAYQFKQKGLNVVLGAADTFRAAAIDQLQVWADRVDVPIVKQSMGSDPASVAFDTLQSAVNQNADVVIIDTAGRLHNKVNLMNELTKVKRVMQKVIPDAPHDVLLVLDGSTGQNAFEQATQFTAATEVTSLAVTKLDGTAKGGVVIGISDQFQIPVKYIGVGEKMEDLQVFNKYEFVDSFFK
- a CDS encoding DUF4295 domain-containing protein, which encodes MAKKSVASLQTGSKRLTKAIKMVKSPKSGAYMFVESVMAPEFVDEFLNKK
- the rpmG gene encoding 50S ribosomal protein L33 → MAKKGNRIQVIMECTEHKESGMPGTSRYVTKKNKKNTPERLELKKFNPILKRMTVHKEIK
- the rpmB gene encoding 50S ribosomal protein L28, encoding MSRVCELTGKKAMVGNNVSHAMNKTKRKFDANLVKKRFYIPEEDKWITLKVSTSALKTINKIGISAAIKEAKSKGFLK
- a CDS encoding competence/damage-inducible protein A, with protein sequence MNAEIITIGDEILIGQIIDTNSAFIAKALNRIGVSVFQITSIQDDEDHIVEALNNSRKFSQLTLITGGLGPTKDDITKKTLCSYTGDELVLNELVLGDVETIFRKYISTPISELNRQQAMVPSKCEVLRNEFGTAPGMWFNHNGHIIVSLPGVPYEMKALIDKFVIPKIQENFNLPFIAHKTLMTYGLGESAIAERLDCFEEELPNFIKLAYLPNLGKVRLRLSAKNSDKTLLEKNLNQQVAKLLPLVSDIFVGYEDEGDDVTFIAKLLLNADKTLSVAESCTGGSLAERITTVPGASEYFKGGVVVYSSESKHRLLGVKNETIEQYSVVSKEVAEEMALGALKQFKSDFAIATTGNAGPTKGESDAEIGTVFISIASKDSIKTEKYIFGNQRVKVIGKAVNKAFEMLIKEISKK
- a CDS encoding Hpt domain-containing protein; this translates as MEEHYKLSRVRELADNDEDFVMSLAQAFLEEVPEDAARLEKAVADKDYFTAYQAAHKMKPTVDLFELGVLDDLILVQDWGKFEKTGEDVSGPLQKVMEAVAKAEQEIKEDFDL
- a CDS encoding fumarylacetoacetate hydrolase family protein gives rise to the protein MKLICIGRNYVAHIEELKNERPTDPVIFLKPDTAILLKKQPFFIPDFSNDVHHEVEVLVRINRVGKYIDKKFAHKYYDEIGLGIDFTARDLQSKLKEKGLPWEKAKSFDGAAVIGKWISKDSLPDVQNLNFRLEKNDEIVQDANTSLMLWQIDEIIEYVSKYFTLKIGDVIFTGTPAGVSKVSAGDKLKGYLENKEMFSINVK
- a CDS encoding 3'-5' exonuclease, encoding MQLKLNRPICFFDLETTGINISTDRIVEIAILKVFPEGKEVSKRWLVNPEIPIPAEVTKIHGISDEDVADKPTFKELAKEIHSIIKDSDLGGFNSNRFDIPLLAEELLRAEVDFDMRNCHAVDVQTIFHKMEQRTLEAAYKFYCDKDLANAHSAEADTLATYEVLKAQVKRYDELENDIKFLSEFSARKRFADFAGFIVFNKKGEECFSFGKHKGKTVTEVLDAEPGYFGWLLNADFPLYTKKVLTAIKLRGFNNKLS